The Dreissena polymorpha isolate Duluth1 chromosome 10, UMN_Dpol_1.0, whole genome shotgun sequence genome includes a region encoding these proteins:
- the LOC127848454 gene encoding uncharacterized protein LOC127848454 isoform X8: MAFQRKRCSRLGIAASFCIGGYVLIAVTLINSTINDFTDEIHTHDQRWQRGIENQHSFQLKNLRHNTSVADAARGVLNDPTVVPVFYEKNRPPNITVPIKHNCSKWFEATFEDNLRVISGYLSKNMALYPPMNRPTMEVMSFPVIVTACSHDFFQIESGCKFCTVIKFDFQKYPQHVQHLKFYAWKPLIVREVMQNYSWVWWMDSSARILRNDTEFDRALQYSKENSILFFTYGETLAVARHTHNGTMSILEEDYCKFRYFGEIEASFVLFHFDSVSSLVVHKWSACASLDQCMNPSDAELSCYHISGPSDGQCHRYDQSVLSILLRRLYHDSNDYPLVSVPIRIHELRRGNVERYFSL; the protein is encoded by the exons ATGGCATTTCAGC gCAAACGGTGTTCGCGTCTGGGAATCGCTGCGAGCTTTTGTATCGGAGGATACGTCTTGATAGCGGTTACACTAA taaACAGCACAATAAACGACTTTACAGATGAGATTCACACACACGATCAACGTTGGCAGAGGGGAATAGAAAATCAACATAGTTTCCAGTTGAAAAACCTACGTCACAACACATCAG TTGCCGATGCTGCGCGTGGTGTTCTAAACGATCCGACAGTTGTACCGGTGTTCTACGAGAAGAATCGTCCACCAAATATAACAG TGCCAATAAAACACAACTGTTCAAAATGGTTTGAAGCGACATTTGAAGACAACCTCCGCGTCATTTCGGGCTACCTCAGCAAAAACATGGCATTATATCCGCCAATGAACAGGCCAACAATGGAAGTGATGTCCTTTCCTGTTATAGTGACTGCTTGTAGTCACGACTTCTTTCAA ATTGAATCTGGTTGCAAATTTTGCACAGTCATCAAATTCGATTTCCAAAAATATCCACAACATGTTCAACATTTGAAATTTTACGCATGGAAACCATTGATTGTGAGG GAAGTCATGCAAAATTACAGCTGGGTTTGGTGGATGGATTCGTCTGCTCGGATTCTGCGAAACGATACGGAATTCGACCGTGCCCTTCAATATAGTAAAGAAAACTCTATCTTGTTTTTCACTTACGGAGAAACTTTAGCGGTTGCTAGACATACTCACAATGGGACGATGTCAATTCTGGAAGAAGATTATTGCAAATTTCGTTATTTTGGCGAGATCGAAGCAAGTTTTGTGCTCTTCCATTTTGATAGCGTCAGCAGTTTGGTTGTACACAAATGGAGCGCATGCGCGTCACTCGATCAGTGCATGAATCCGTCTGATGCAGAGTTATCATGTTATCATATTTCTGGGCCAAGTGATGGACAGTGTCATAGATATGACCAATCAGTGTTGAGTATTTTATTACGCAGATTATACCACGATTCGAACGATTACCCGTTAGTTTCTGTGCCGATACGAATTCACGAATTACGAAGAGGGAATGTTGAACGTTATTTTAGTCTTTAA
- the LOC127848454 gene encoding uncharacterized protein LOC127848454 isoform X4 translates to MAFQRKRCSRLGIAASFCIGGYVLIAVTLINSTINDFTDEIHTHDQRWQRGIENQHSFQLKNLRHNTSVADAARGVLNDPTVVPVFYEKNRPPNITVPIKHNCSKWFEATFEDNLRVISGYLSKNMALYPPMNRPTMEVMSFPVIVTACSHDFFQVSEGLLKSIDNLILPKYPDLKLFYYDLGLNEQDIKTIESGCKFCTVIKFDFQKYPQHVQHLKFYAWKPLIVREVMQNYSWVWWMDSSARILRNDTEFDRALQYSKENSILFFTYGETLAVARHTHNGTMSILEEDYCKFRYFGEIEASFVLFHFDSVSSLVVHKWSACASLDQCMNPSDAELSCYHISGPSDGQCHRYDQSVLSILLRRLYHDSNDYPLVSVPIRIHELRRGNVERYFSL, encoded by the exons ATGGCATTTCAGC gCAAACGGTGTTCGCGTCTGGGAATCGCTGCGAGCTTTTGTATCGGAGGATACGTCTTGATAGCGGTTACACTAA taaACAGCACAATAAACGACTTTACAGATGAGATTCACACACACGATCAACGTTGGCAGAGGGGAATAGAAAATCAACATAGTTTCCAGTTGAAAAACCTACGTCACAACACATCAG TTGCCGATGCTGCGCGTGGTGTTCTAAACGATCCGACAGTTGTACCGGTGTTCTACGAGAAGAATCGTCCACCAAATATAACAG TGCCAATAAAACACAACTGTTCAAAATGGTTTGAAGCGACATTTGAAGACAACCTCCGCGTCATTTCGGGCTACCTCAGCAAAAACATGGCATTATATCCGCCAATGAACAGGCCAACAATGGAAGTGATGTCCTTTCCTGTTATAGTGACTGCTTGTAGTCACGACTTCTTTCAAGTAAGCGAGGGTCTACTTAAAAGTATCGACAACCTAATACTTCCAAAATACCCGGATTTGAAATTATTCTACTATGACCTTGGATTAAACGAGCAAGACATAAAAACG ATTGAATCTGGTTGCAAATTTTGCACAGTCATCAAATTCGATTTCCAAAAATATCCACAACATGTTCAACATTTGAAATTTTACGCATGGAAACCATTGATTGTGAGG GAAGTCATGCAAAATTACAGCTGGGTTTGGTGGATGGATTCGTCTGCTCGGATTCTGCGAAACGATACGGAATTCGACCGTGCCCTTCAATATAGTAAAGAAAACTCTATCTTGTTTTTCACTTACGGAGAAACTTTAGCGGTTGCTAGACATACTCACAATGGGACGATGTCAATTCTGGAAGAAGATTATTGCAAATTTCGTTATTTTGGCGAGATCGAAGCAAGTTTTGTGCTCTTCCATTTTGATAGCGTCAGCAGTTTGGTTGTACACAAATGGAGCGCATGCGCGTCACTCGATCAGTGCATGAATCCGTCTGATGCAGAGTTATCATGTTATCATATTTCTGGGCCAAGTGATGGACAGTGTCATAGATATGACCAATCAGTGTTGAGTATTTTATTACGCAGATTATACCACGATTCGAACGATTACCCGTTAGTTTCTGTGCCGATACGAATTCACGAATTACGAAGAGGGAATGTTGAACGTTATTTTAGTCTTTAA
- the LOC127848454 gene encoding uncharacterized protein LOC127848454 isoform X7, with amino-acid sequence MAFQRKRCSRLGIAASFCIGGYVLIAVTLINSTINDFTDEIHTHDQRWQRGIENQHSFQLKNLRHNTSVADAARGVLNDPTVVPVFYEKNRPPNITVPIKHNCSKWFEATFEDNLRVISGYLSKNMALYPPMNRPTMEVMSFPVIVTACSHDFFQVSEGLLKSIDNLILPKYPDLKLFYYDLGLNEQDIKTEVMQNYSWVWWMDSSARILRNDTEFDRALQYSKENSILFFTYGETLAVARHTHNGTMSILEEDYCKFRYFGEIEASFVLFHFDSVSSLVVHKWSACASLDQCMNPSDAELSCYHISGPSDGQCHRYDQSVLSILLRRLYHDSNDYPLVSVPIRIHELRRGNVERYFSL; translated from the exons ATGGCATTTCAGC gCAAACGGTGTTCGCGTCTGGGAATCGCTGCGAGCTTTTGTATCGGAGGATACGTCTTGATAGCGGTTACACTAA taaACAGCACAATAAACGACTTTACAGATGAGATTCACACACACGATCAACGTTGGCAGAGGGGAATAGAAAATCAACATAGTTTCCAGTTGAAAAACCTACGTCACAACACATCAG TTGCCGATGCTGCGCGTGGTGTTCTAAACGATCCGACAGTTGTACCGGTGTTCTACGAGAAGAATCGTCCACCAAATATAACAG TGCCAATAAAACACAACTGTTCAAAATGGTTTGAAGCGACATTTGAAGACAACCTCCGCGTCATTTCGGGCTACCTCAGCAAAAACATGGCATTATATCCGCCAATGAACAGGCCAACAATGGAAGTGATGTCCTTTCCTGTTATAGTGACTGCTTGTAGTCACGACTTCTTTCAAGTAAGCGAGGGTCTACTTAAAAGTATCGACAACCTAATACTTCCAAAATACCCGGATTTGAAATTATTCTACTATGACCTTGGATTAAACGAGCAAGACATAAAAACG GAAGTCATGCAAAATTACAGCTGGGTTTGGTGGATGGATTCGTCTGCTCGGATTCTGCGAAACGATACGGAATTCGACCGTGCCCTTCAATATAGTAAAGAAAACTCTATCTTGTTTTTCACTTACGGAGAAACTTTAGCGGTTGCTAGACATACTCACAATGGGACGATGTCAATTCTGGAAGAAGATTATTGCAAATTTCGTTATTTTGGCGAGATCGAAGCAAGTTTTGTGCTCTTCCATTTTGATAGCGTCAGCAGTTTGGTTGTACACAAATGGAGCGCATGCGCGTCACTCGATCAGTGCATGAATCCGTCTGATGCAGAGTTATCATGTTATCATATTTCTGGGCCAAGTGATGGACAGTGTCATAGATATGACCAATCAGTGTTGAGTATTTTATTACGCAGATTATACCACGATTCGAACGATTACCCGTTAGTTTCTGTGCCGATACGAATTCACGAATTACGAAGAGGGAATGTTGAACGTTATTTTAGTCTTTAA